A portion of the Phacochoerus africanus isolate WHEZ1 chromosome 5, ROS_Pafr_v1, whole genome shotgun sequence genome contains these proteins:
- the HAGH gene encoding hydroxyacylglutathione hydrolase, mitochondrial isoform X5: protein MRGLANIIWTWHFEAHPSSTTGVRTRRSPALLGLLLHHTDSRKSLTVEQGAMKVESLPALTDNYMYLVIDDDTKEAAIVDPVQPQKVVEMVRKHGVKLTTVLTTHHHWDHAGGNEKLVKLEPGLKVYGGDDRIGALTHKVTHLSTLQVGSLSVKCLSTPCHTSGHICYLVSKPGSSESPAVFTGEAQPRGAHGAIHHRGGVHLQPVHASEGEDGAAARGRDGPRDHHEGHPQGEGPLQGAPGLRCHRRRHLQAHSGIGTR from the exons ATGAGAGGTTTGGCCAACATAATCTGGACGTGGCACTTTGAAGCCCACCCTTCATCCACCACAGGAGTGAGAACAAGACGAA GTCCAGCCCTGCTGGGACTCCTTCTCCACCACACAGACTCCAGGAAGAGCTTGACCGTGGAACAGGGCGCCATGAAGGTTGAATCGCTGCCTGCTCTGACTGACAATTACATGTACCTGGTCATTGATGATGACACCAAGGAGGCCGCCATTGTGGATCCAGTGCAGCCCCAGAAG GTTGTAGAAATGGTGAGAAAGCACGGGGTAAAGCTGACCACGGTGCTCACTACCCACCACCACTG GGACCACGCTGGTGGGAACGAGAAGCTGGTCAAGCTGGAGCCTGGGCTGAAGGTGTACGGGGGCGATGACCGGATTGGGGCTCTGACTCACAAGGTCACACACCTGTCCACACTGCAG GTGGGCTCTCTCAGCGTCAAGTGCCTGTCGACGCCGTGCCACACTTCGGGACACATCTGCTACCTGGTGAGCAAGCCCGGCAGTTCCGAGTCCCCGGCCGTGTTCACAG GAGAAGCACAGCCTCGGGGAGCCCACGGTGCCATCCACCATCGCGGAGGAGTTCACCTACAACCCGTTCATGCGAGTGAG GGAGAAGACGGTGCAGCAGCACGCGGGCGAGACGGACCCCGTGACCACCATGAGGGCCATCCGCAAGGAGAAGGACCACTTCAAGGTGCCCCGGGACTGAGGtgccaccgccgccgccacctTCAAGCACACTCGGGTATTGGGACGCGTTAG
- the FAHD1 gene encoding acylpyruvase FAHD1, mitochondrial — translation MAAARPLSRFWEWGKNIVCVGRNYADHVKEMQSTVLSEPVLFLKPSTAYAPEGSPVLMPSYSRNLHHELELGVVMGQRCRAVPEAAAMDYVAGYALCLDMTARDVQDECKKKGLPWTLAKSFTASCPVSAFVPKEKIPDPHNLKLWLKVNGELRQEGETSSMIFSIPYIISYVSKIMTLEEGDIILTGTPKGVGPVKENDEIHAGIHGVVSMRFKVERPEY, via the coding sequence ATGGCTGCCGCCAGGCCGCTATCCCGCTTCTGGGAGTGGGGAAAGAACATCGTGTGCGTGGGCAGAAACTACGCGGACCACGTTAAGGAGATGCAGAGTACGGTGCTGAGCGAGCCGGTGCTCTTCCTGAAACCGTCCACCGCCTACGCCCCCGAGGGCTCGCCGGTCCTCATGCCCTCCTACAGCCGTAACCTGCACCACGAGCTCGAGCTGGGCGTGGTGATGGGCCAGCGCTGCCGCGCCGTCCCAGAGGCCGCGGCCATGGACTACGTGGCCGGCTATGCTCTCTGCCTGGACATGACTGCCAGGGACGTGCAGGACGAGTGCAAGAAGAAGGGGCTGCCCTGGACTCTGGCCAAGAGCTTCACGGCCTCCTGCCCGGTCAGCGCGTTCGTACCCAAGGAGAAGATCCCTGACCCTCACAACCTGAAGCTCTGGCTCAAGGTCAACGGCGAACTCCGGCAGGAGGGTGAGACATCCTCTATGATTTTTTCCATCCCCTACATCATCAGCTACGTCTCGAAGATAATGACCTTGGAAGAAGGAGATATTATCTTGACCGGGACGCCAAAGGGAGTGGGTCCAGTTAAAGAAAACGATGAGATCCATGCTGGCATTCACGGGGTCGTCAGTATGAGATTTAAGGTGGAAAGGCCAGAATATTGA
- the HAGH gene encoding hydroxyacylglutathione hydrolase, mitochondrial isoform X4 → MVLGRGLLRRSSLAALGGACARRGLGPALLGLLLHHTDSRKSLTVEQGAMKVESLPALTDNYMYLVIDDDTKEAAIVDPVQPQKVVEMVRKHGVKLTTVLTTHHHWDHAGGNEKLVKLEPGLKVYGGDDRIGALTHKVTHLSTLQVGSLSVKCLSTPCHTSGHICYLVSKPGSSESPAVFTGDTLFVAGCGKFYEGTADEMYKALLEVLGRLPLDTRVYCGHEYTVHNLKFARHVEPANTAIQEKLAWAKEKHSLGEPTVPSTIAEEFTYNPFMRVREKTVQQHAGETDPVTTMRAIRKEKDHFKVPRD, encoded by the exons ATGGTGCTGGGCCGCGGGCTGCTCCGCCGTTCGAGCCTTGCTGCGCTGGGAGGTGCCTGCGCCCGTCGCGGCTTGG GTCCAGCCCTGCTGGGACTCCTTCTCCACCACACAGACTCCAGGAAGAGCTTGACCGTGGAACAGGGCGCCATGAAGGTTGAATCGCTGCCTGCTCTGACTGACAATTACATGTACCTGGTCATTGATGATGACACCAAGGAGGCCGCCATTGTGGATCCAGTGCAGCCCCAGAAG GTTGTAGAAATGGTGAGAAAGCACGGGGTAAAGCTGACCACGGTGCTCACTACCCACCACCACTG GGACCACGCTGGTGGGAACGAGAAGCTGGTCAAGCTGGAGCCTGGGCTGAAGGTGTACGGGGGCGATGACCGGATTGGGGCTCTGACTCACAAGGTCACACACCTGTCCACACTGCAG GTGGGCTCTCTCAGCGTCAAGTGCCTGTCGACGCCGTGCCACACTTCGGGACACATCTGCTACCTGGTGAGCAAGCCCGGCAGTTCCGAGTCCCCGGCCGTGTTCACAG GCGACACCTTGTTTGTGGCCGGCTGCGGGAAGTTCTACGAAGGGACGGCGGACGAGATGTACAAAGCCCTGCTCGAAGTCCTGGGCCGGCTCCCTCTGGACACA CGCGTGTACTGTGGCCACGAGTACACCGTCCACAACCTCAAGTTCGCGCGCCACGTGGAGCCCGCCAACACCGCCATCCAGGAGAAGCTGGCCTGGGCCAAG GAGAAGCACAGCCTCGGGGAGCCCACGGTGCCATCCACCATCGCGGAGGAGTTCACCTACAACCCGTTCATGCGAGTGAG GGAGAAGACGGTGCAGCAGCACGCGGGCGAGACGGACCCCGTGACCACCATGAGGGCCATCCGCAAGGAGAAGGACCACTTCAAGGTGCCCCGGGACTGA
- the HAGH gene encoding hydroxyacylglutathione hydrolase, mitochondrial isoform X2, which yields MVLGRGLLRRSSLAALGGACARRGLGPALLGLLLHHTDSRKSLTVEQGAMKVESLPALTDNYMYLVIDDDTKEAAIVDPVQPQKVVEMVRKHGVKLTTVLTTHHHWDHAGGNEKLVKLEPGLKVYGGDDRIGALTHKVTHLSTLQVGSLSVKCLSTPCHTSGHICYLVSKPGSSESPAVFTAPPAPVLFAGDTLFVAGCGKFYEGTADEMYKALLEVLGRLPLDTRVYCGHEYTVHNLKFARHVEPANTAIQEKLAWAKEKHSLGEPTVPSTIAEEFTYNPFMRVREKTVQQHAGETDPVTTMRAIRKEKDHFKVPRD from the exons ATGGTGCTGGGCCGCGGGCTGCTCCGCCGTTCGAGCCTTGCTGCGCTGGGAGGTGCCTGCGCCCGTCGCGGCTTGG GTCCAGCCCTGCTGGGACTCCTTCTCCACCACACAGACTCCAGGAAGAGCTTGACCGTGGAACAGGGCGCCATGAAGGTTGAATCGCTGCCTGCTCTGACTGACAATTACATGTACCTGGTCATTGATGATGACACCAAGGAGGCCGCCATTGTGGATCCAGTGCAGCCCCAGAAG GTTGTAGAAATGGTGAGAAAGCACGGGGTAAAGCTGACCACGGTGCTCACTACCCACCACCACTG GGACCACGCTGGTGGGAACGAGAAGCTGGTCAAGCTGGAGCCTGGGCTGAAGGTGTACGGGGGCGATGACCGGATTGGGGCTCTGACTCACAAGGTCACACACCTGTCCACACTGCAG GTGGGCTCTCTCAGCGTCAAGTGCCTGTCGACGCCGTGCCACACTTCGGGACACATCTGCTACCTGGTGAGCAAGCCCGGCAGTTCCGAGTCCCCGGCCGTGTTCACAG cccctccagcccctgtCCTGTTCGCAGGCGACACCTTGTTTGTGGCCGGCTGCGGGAAGTTCTACGAAGGGACGGCGGACGAGATGTACAAAGCCCTGCTCGAAGTCCTGGGCCGGCTCCCTCTGGACACA CGCGTGTACTGTGGCCACGAGTACACCGTCCACAACCTCAAGTTCGCGCGCCACGTGGAGCCCGCCAACACCGCCATCCAGGAGAAGCTGGCCTGGGCCAAG GAGAAGCACAGCCTCGGGGAGCCCACGGTGCCATCCACCATCGCGGAGGAGTTCACCTACAACCCGTTCATGCGAGTGAG GGAGAAGACGGTGCAGCAGCACGCGGGCGAGACGGACCCCGTGACCACCATGAGGGCCATCCGCAAGGAGAAGGACCACTTCAAGGTGCCCCGGGACTGA
- the HAGH gene encoding hydroxyacylglutathione hydrolase, mitochondrial isoform X1 yields the protein MKVESLPALTDNYMYLVIDDDTKEAAIVDPVQPQKVVEMVRKHGVKLTTVLTTHHHWDHAGGNEKLVKLEPGLKVYGGDDRIGALTHKVTHLSTLQVGSLSVKCLSTPCHTSGHICYLVSKPGSSESPAVFTAPPAPVLFAGDTLFVAGCGKFYEGTADEMYKALLEVLGRLPLDTRVYCGHEYTVHNLKFARHVEPANTAIQEKLAWAKEKHSLGEPTVPSTIAEEFTYNPFMRVREKTVQQHAGETDPVTTMRAIRKEKDHFKVPRD from the exons ATGAAGGTTGAATCGCTGCCTGCTCTGACTGACAATTACATGTACCTGGTCATTGATGATGACACCAAGGAGGCCGCCATTGTGGATCCAGTGCAGCCCCAGAAG GTTGTAGAAATGGTGAGAAAGCACGGGGTAAAGCTGACCACGGTGCTCACTACCCACCACCACTG GGACCACGCTGGTGGGAACGAGAAGCTGGTCAAGCTGGAGCCTGGGCTGAAGGTGTACGGGGGCGATGACCGGATTGGGGCTCTGACTCACAAGGTCACACACCTGTCCACACTGCAG GTGGGCTCTCTCAGCGTCAAGTGCCTGTCGACGCCGTGCCACACTTCGGGACACATCTGCTACCTGGTGAGCAAGCCCGGCAGTTCCGAGTCCCCGGCCGTGTTCACAG cccctccagcccctgtCCTGTTCGCAGGCGACACCTTGTTTGTGGCCGGCTGCGGGAAGTTCTACGAAGGGACGGCGGACGAGATGTACAAAGCCCTGCTCGAAGTCCTGGGCCGGCTCCCTCTGGACACA CGCGTGTACTGTGGCCACGAGTACACCGTCCACAACCTCAAGTTCGCGCGCCACGTGGAGCCCGCCAACACCGCCATCCAGGAGAAGCTGGCCTGGGCCAAG GAGAAGCACAGCCTCGGGGAGCCCACGGTGCCATCCACCATCGCGGAGGAGTTCACCTACAACCCGTTCATGCGAGTGAG GGAGAAGACGGTGCAGCAGCACGCGGGCGAGACGGACCCCGTGACCACCATGAGGGCCATCCGCAAGGAGAAGGACCACTTCAAGGTGCCCCGGGACTGA
- the HAGH gene encoding hydroxyacylglutathione hydrolase, mitochondrial isoform X3, protein MKVESLPALTDNYMYLVIDDDTKEAAIVDPVQPQKVVEMVRKHGVKLTTVLTTHHHWDHAGGNEKLVKLEPGLKVYGGDDRIGALTHKVTHLSTLQVGSLSVKCLSTPCHTSGHICYLVSKPGSSESPAVFTGDTLFVAGCGKFYEGTADEMYKALLEVLGRLPLDTRVYCGHEYTVHNLKFARHVEPANTAIQEKLAWAKEKHSLGEPTVPSTIAEEFTYNPFMRVREKTVQQHAGETDPVTTMRAIRKEKDHFKVPRD, encoded by the exons ATGAAGGTTGAATCGCTGCCTGCTCTGACTGACAATTACATGTACCTGGTCATTGATGATGACACCAAGGAGGCCGCCATTGTGGATCCAGTGCAGCCCCAGAAG GTTGTAGAAATGGTGAGAAAGCACGGGGTAAAGCTGACCACGGTGCTCACTACCCACCACCACTG GGACCACGCTGGTGGGAACGAGAAGCTGGTCAAGCTGGAGCCTGGGCTGAAGGTGTACGGGGGCGATGACCGGATTGGGGCTCTGACTCACAAGGTCACACACCTGTCCACACTGCAG GTGGGCTCTCTCAGCGTCAAGTGCCTGTCGACGCCGTGCCACACTTCGGGACACATCTGCTACCTGGTGAGCAAGCCCGGCAGTTCCGAGTCCCCGGCCGTGTTCACAG GCGACACCTTGTTTGTGGCCGGCTGCGGGAAGTTCTACGAAGGGACGGCGGACGAGATGTACAAAGCCCTGCTCGAAGTCCTGGGCCGGCTCCCTCTGGACACA CGCGTGTACTGTGGCCACGAGTACACCGTCCACAACCTCAAGTTCGCGCGCCACGTGGAGCCCGCCAACACCGCCATCCAGGAGAAGCTGGCCTGGGCCAAG GAGAAGCACAGCCTCGGGGAGCCCACGGTGCCATCCACCATCGCGGAGGAGTTCACCTACAACCCGTTCATGCGAGTGAG GGAGAAGACGGTGCAGCAGCACGCGGGCGAGACGGACCCCGTGACCACCATGAGGGCCATCCGCAAGGAGAAGGACCACTTCAAGGTGCCCCGGGACTGA